One Halorientalis litorea DNA segment encodes these proteins:
- a CDS encoding arylsulfotransferase family protein produces MRQHYLRVAFFGLLAISIIMLGISYVTAEPPVQYQSDISGSEVAPSNNNWTVFTSHGFTQTTNSSLTAIGDDGRVQYFNNTYHTYMDVDPSPEGKYTVQYVAVEQLPAEECGGARICYKNIIERVNITTDETTRLYEEVRPGPTQHDPRWHDVDRVNETHYLVGDIQHDAVTLMNISNQMIVWEWRAQSHYSTRSGGDFPETWTHLNDVEVLPDGRFMASMRNQDEVVFLTRSGGVQEKWTLGEDGNHSILYEQHNPDYIPRSEGGPAVIVSDSENDRVIEYERQNGQWEQTWVWQDEQMNWPRDADRLPNGHTLITDTSGGRILEVNASGDIVWSVSVKSPYEAERLGTGDESQNGPAASSTRLESKTVERTAKQGLWPQFRAQFTDWLPAKLIHGIAFVTPYWMGFEQVGLVALAFVTLVSWIFLEIWWSGWKFRNPVVRQ; encoded by the coding sequence ATGCGCCAACATTATTTGCGAGTTGCTTTTTTTGGGTTGTTGGCTATTTCGATTATTATGCTGGGAATAAGTTATGTAACAGCAGAGCCACCCGTCCAATATCAATCAGATATTTCTGGATCGGAAGTAGCACCATCCAATAATAATTGGACCGTTTTTACCTCACATGGCTTCACTCAGACTACGAATAGTTCGCTAACCGCTATTGGGGACGATGGGCGGGTGCAATATTTCAATAACACCTATCACACCTACATGGATGTTGATCCTAGTCCAGAAGGAAAGTACACTGTCCAGTACGTCGCAGTCGAGCAGCTGCCTGCAGAAGAGTGTGGAGGTGCCCGAATATGTTATAAAAACATCATTGAACGAGTGAACATTACTACTGACGAAACTACCCGCCTGTATGAGGAGGTTCGGCCGGGACCGACACAACACGATCCTCGTTGGCACGATGTTGACCGGGTGAACGAGACTCATTATTTGGTCGGTGACATTCAACACGATGCTGTTACCCTCATGAACATTTCAAATCAGATGATAGTGTGGGAATGGCGGGCGCAGAGTCACTATTCGACACGATCTGGTGGCGACTTCCCAGAGACATGGACGCATTTGAATGATGTGGAGGTTCTTCCTGATGGTCGCTTCATGGCGAGTATGCGAAATCAGGATGAAGTCGTGTTCCTGACCCGTAGCGGTGGTGTTCAGGAAAAATGGACTTTGGGGGAAGATGGTAATCACTCAATTTTGTATGAACAGCACAACCCAGACTACATCCCTCGCTCGGAGGGGGGACCAGCTGTAATCGTCTCGGATAGTGAAAATGACCGTGTTATTGAATATGAGCGGCAGAACGGCCAGTGGGAGCAAACATGGGTATGGCAAGACGAACAAATGAATTGGCCGCGAGATGCGGATCGATTACCGAACGGCCATACTTTGATCACGGATACAAGTGGTGGGCGTATTCTGGAGGTTAACGCTTCTGGAGATATTGTTTGGAGCGTGTCAGTGAAAAGTCCCTATGAGGCGGAAAGGTTAGGGACGGGTGATGAAAGCCAAAACGGGCCAGCGGCTTCAAGCACTAGATTAGAGTCCAAAACTGTTGAAAGAACAGCAAAACAAGGCTTGTGGCCGCAATTCCGAGCGCAATTCACTGACTGGCTTCCAGCAAAGCTCATTCATGGAATTGCTTTTGTCACTCCCTATTGGATGGGTTTTGAACAAGTCGGACTCGTGGCGTTAGCTTTTGTTACACTTGTTAGTTGGATATTCCTTGAGATATGGTGGTCTGGTTGGAAATTCCGGAATCCGGTGGTCCGACAATAA
- a CDS encoding DUF2206 domain-containing protein, whose translation MVVAVVVLNLPLLRPLIVISYLLLVPGTLVLGLGGSTLNRVSDLLYAVALSLVVIMLVGATVNTVYLTTIIISTPPFTEEILLTVFLTVTGILTVGFRYSDAEPELPTWNDLARLYTPYPLFLLSLPAIAVFGGLLLRWYADNRLLLGLYLIIGLLTVVIGFQQSEPKFPNFTVWCVAIALLLQNHIALPALINPTEYYVANLVISHEFWNPDLMLNKNGMLQIVITQPVVSILGDVPLMWVYKLVFPLYFSLVVVALNKVNTRWLSVKGGMMATLLYVFSFPFFTKLGHIIRTGSAILFVGIFLVALLDDELPDRLCSVVLVAAVFGATVSHYGVAPIFLFILIIVFIFRIIDGFVGDGLFPNRRQPSTSLVVFSIVVLNLWYNLVASSRPLRAIWGIPIAVIVELQEFFTATSSAGHAISASLPSLTYQLIQYEYILITLLAGIGVSMVCLEILRRSRISKWLPGTANRLLNLLPSIETDALHMSLGVGGMLLFVSAFAPTSVFGISRIYMIGLFFVASFAVLTSVLISKVTFNSESGGIYVFSVILFVTLLLNTGFISATVTHGRSPQASLEQDRILNEGSDRQLYNFFGRYESEIEVQSTKWLIEHKRTNLIYTGGRGISSQYFYTGYDTSKPPGVTVSEIESRSFISPSYIYLNEFSTRTGKVLNFKTGFSTYTQKNTEPISFIRANEHQRIYDAGSVVILFNDVRGE comes from the coding sequence ATGGTGGTCGCTGTTGTGGTTCTGAATCTCCCGCTGTTACGGCCATTGATTGTAATTAGTTACCTGCTGTTGGTTCCCGGAACACTTGTACTCGGACTCGGCGGTAGTACGCTTAATCGAGTGAGTGATTTATTATATGCAGTTGCTTTGAGCCTCGTCGTCATCATGCTTGTCGGGGCCACGGTGAATACCGTCTATCTCACAACAATAATCATCAGTACTCCCCCATTCACTGAAGAGATATTGCTAACAGTATTCCTGACAGTCACCGGGATTCTAACCGTCGGGTTTCGATATTCAGATGCTGAACCAGAACTTCCGACCTGGAATGATTTGGCTCGCCTCTACACACCGTATCCGCTATTTTTGTTATCACTGCCCGCGATCGCGGTCTTCGGTGGGTTACTGCTCCGGTGGTATGCTGATAATCGTCTTCTGCTGGGATTATATCTCATTATCGGCCTTCTTACAGTCGTGATCGGGTTCCAGCAGAGTGAACCCAAATTCCCGAATTTCACAGTTTGGTGTGTCGCAATTGCGCTGTTGTTACAGAATCACATAGCACTTCCAGCTCTGATCAATCCGACTGAGTACTACGTCGCGAATCTCGTGATTAGCCACGAGTTCTGGAATCCGGATTTAATGTTGAATAAAAATGGAATGTTGCAAATTGTCATTACACAACCCGTCGTCTCGATCCTCGGTGACGTGCCACTCATGTGGGTGTACAAACTCGTCTTTCCGCTCTATTTCTCGCTGGTTGTGGTCGCGCTGAACAAGGTTAACACGCGTTGGCTGAGCGTAAAGGGCGGAATGATGGCGACGCTCCTTTACGTGTTTTCGTTCCCATTTTTTACTAAGCTTGGACACATCATCCGGACTGGTTCAGCAATCTTGTTCGTCGGTATCTTTCTAGTTGCGTTGCTCGATGATGAACTCCCGGACCGTCTATGTAGTGTGGTTTTAGTGGCGGCAGTATTCGGTGCGACCGTCTCTCACTACGGTGTTGCACCCATCTTTCTGTTCATCCTCATCATCGTGTTTATATTCCGAATTATCGATGGTTTCGTTGGAGATGGTCTGTTCCCAAATAGGCGGCAACCCAGTACTTCACTTGTCGTATTCTCAATCGTCGTATTAAACCTCTGGTACAACCTCGTAGCTTCAAGTCGACCGCTGCGAGCAATCTGGGGAATTCCGATTGCGGTGATCGTTGAACTCCAAGAGTTCTTCACAGCCACGTCGTCAGCCGGGCACGCCATCTCAGCTTCTTTACCTAGTCTGACTTACCAACTTATTCAGTACGAATATATCTTAATTACGCTACTGGCAGGGATTGGTGTCAGTATGGTCTGTCTGGAGATACTGCGGCGAAGCAGAATTTCGAAATGGCTTCCAGGCACCGCAAACCGACTCTTGAATTTGCTGCCCTCGATTGAGACGGATGCGCTCCACATGTCACTCGGTGTCGGGGGAATGTTGCTTTTCGTGTCCGCTTTCGCACCGACGAGTGTCTTCGGAATTTCCCGGATCTACATGATCGGCCTCTTCTTTGTCGCCTCGTTCGCTGTGCTCACCAGCGTTTTGATCTCGAAAGTGACGTTCAACTCCGAGAGCGGCGGGATCTACGTCTTTAGTGTCATCTTGTTCGTGACCCTCCTATTGAATACAGGATTTATTTCCGCGACAGTGACACACGGTCGTTCACCACAGGCGTCGCTTGAACAGGATCGCATCCTGAATGAGGGGAGTGATAGACAATTGTACAACTTCTTTGGCAGATACGAGTCCGAAATCGAGGTGCAATCCACCAAGTGGTTGATAGAACACAAGCGCACAAATCTGATATATACCGGCGGCCGTGGCATATCGAGTCAATACTTTTATACGGGGTACGATACGTCCAAACCGCCCGGCGTCACGGTGAGTGAAATCGAAAGTCGATCGTTCATTTCCCCATCGTATATCTACCTCAACGAGTTTTCGACTCGTACTGGAAAAGTACTCAATTTCAAAACCGGATTCTCAACGTACACTCAAAAGAACACCGAACCAATCTCGTTCATCCGAGCGAATGAGCACCAACGCATCTACGACGCCGGAAGCGTAGTGATACTATTCAATGACGTGAGAGGCGAGTGA
- a CDS encoding glycosyltransferase family 4 protein encodes MTESAAKYDIERFRGCSTVTELSSEIIGENKKQEIAILSLALRGSAGVSREIEQQARELTNNGFEVTLFVIECDMEPPEGVSLEVLGTPSNFYLNKLHQILLPLYAPKSIPTVKKLQSYDLLISHRYPLHFLAWAASRQSDIPYITWHYHVPEPEAMPDIQQQAFMRVLEYFEEESWLVKQADVACSISQSSREILRQKSGVDSLVIQNNTESERFDGVEPDVEGVKKEYGIELTDPVVLFVGRLTATKNVLELIETFESVRKEVPKAKLVIAGKPTVDEYFEKLQQRAGENVIFTGFVSDEHLVALYEICDVYATCSTREGRNLPPGEAQEYGATVIGFNVPGVRDIVQDGELVEPENYEQFGNRMTELLTVSASYQ; translated from the coding sequence ATGACTGAGTCAGCGGCGAAATATGATATTGAACGTTTCCGTGGATGCTCGACCGTTACCGAACTTTCCAGTGAAATCATAGGTGAGAATAAAAAGCAAGAGATAGCGATTCTATCGCTGGCGCTACGTGGGTCAGCAGGGGTGAGTAGAGAGATCGAGCAACAGGCTAGAGAGTTGACGAACAATGGGTTTGAGGTGACGCTATTCGTTATTGAATGTGACATGGAACCACCAGAAGGAGTCTCTCTAGAGGTTCTTGGAACCCCGTCAAATTTTTATCTCAACAAACTTCATCAGATATTGCTCCCACTCTATGCTCCAAAATCAATTCCAACAGTTAAGAAACTCCAGTCATACGATCTCTTGATTAGCCACAGATATCCTCTACATTTTCTTGCATGGGCTGCTAGCAGGCAATCTGACATCCCCTATATCACCTGGCATTATCACGTTCCAGAACCGGAAGCTATGCCAGATATTCAGCAGCAGGCATTCATGCGAGTCTTAGAATATTTTGAAGAGGAAAGTTGGTTAGTCAAGCAGGCTGATGTCGCCTGTTCAATTAGCCAATCATCGCGCGAGATCCTGCGACAAAAATCAGGAGTTGACAGTCTTGTAATCCAGAATAATACGGAAAGCGAACGTTTCGATGGTGTTGAACCGGATGTCGAAGGCGTAAAAAAAGAATACGGCATTGAACTGACGGACCCGGTCGTTTTGTTTGTCGGTCGACTGACTGCAACGAAAAACGTTCTGGAGCTGATTGAAACATTTGAATCAGTACGAAAAGAAGTCCCAAAGGCGAAACTCGTGATTGCGGGGAAACCGACTGTTGACGAGTACTTTGAGAAACTTCAACAACGGGCTGGAGAAAACGTTATATTCACTGGGTTTGTCTCGGACGAGCACCTCGTCGCACTATACGAAATCTGTGATGTATATGCCACTTGCTCAACGCGAGAAGGCAGAAACCTACCACCGGGGGAAGCACAAGAATATGGAGCGACGGTGATTGGTTTCAATGTACCGGGGGTTCGTGATATCGTGCAAGACGGAGAATTGGTCGAACCTGAGAATTACGAACAGTTTGGTAATAGGATGACTGAACTTCTAACAGTGAGTGCTTCATATCAGTAA